The proteins below are encoded in one region of Macrococcus armenti:
- a CDS encoding DnaB-like helicase C-terminal domain-containing protein: MANNHGLLFINKAIQAESFNVFARYGIREDSFVSAQERKYYRFIADYYERQGQMPSYALMVDTFDDFVYIPDITDRFEPLAEGIANRKIAVEFNRFFEHDFETLKDETNGNAAELITKLTDGLNDIRLKYTNVSSPLTSLKTSADEYLSEYKRRQLGDSFDTWDSFMPYMTEEIGGYTSGNLYVWYGRSGRGKSAIVLREALEIAQQGATVLVWSLEMSAYDVLTRLYTMLSAKLKKTNITIEGEKMAAGFDSRELRNGHLSADFERSFTDMLDAINEHVEGNIVIRAVDDLDFNKRDVSQLESDIESVNADVVIVDPMYYMDYEKNTSKTAGGDAAETSKRLRRLAGARNVVVMTMTQADEDEKESKMDSNVRELKFPKRSEVKKTKALLEDAATLIAIDTDYTQSRGIVGINKGRNGGEGTSCELTFIPNYGIIEQLVIDGDMFDF; encoded by the coding sequence ATGGCGAACAACCACGGATTATTATTCATAAATAAAGCGATTCAAGCCGAATCATTCAACGTATTCGCACGCTACGGCATACGTGAAGACTCGTTCGTATCCGCACAAGAACGTAAGTATTATCGATTTATTGCGGATTACTACGAACGACAAGGACAGATGCCTTCGTATGCGTTAATGGTCGATACGTTCGATGATTTCGTATACATTCCGGATATAACAGATAGATTCGAGCCGTTAGCGGAAGGAATCGCAAACAGAAAGATTGCCGTTGAGTTCAACCGTTTCTTCGAACACGATTTTGAAACGCTGAAAGACGAAACGAACGGTAATGCAGCAGAATTAATTACGAAGTTGACAGACGGATTAAACGATATTAGACTTAAATATACGAACGTCAGTTCCCCATTGACAAGTTTAAAAACATCTGCTGATGAATATTTAAGCGAATACAAACGCAGACAACTCGGAGATTCTTTCGATACGTGGGATTCATTTATGCCGTATATGACCGAAGAAATAGGAGGTTACACGTCGGGTAACTTATACGTATGGTACGGTCGTAGTGGGCGAGGTAAATCCGCAATTGTATTACGTGAAGCGCTAGAAATCGCACAACAAGGCGCAACAGTATTAGTATGGTCGTTAGAAATGTCGGCTTATGACGTACTGACACGCTTATATACGATGTTGTCTGCGAAACTAAAGAAGACGAATATAACGATCGAAGGCGAGAAGATGGCGGCAGGATTCGATAGCCGAGAGTTACGTAACGGACATCTTTCTGCGGACTTCGAACGTTCATTTACAGATATGCTAGACGCAATAAACGAACACGTAGAAGGTAATATCGTTATTAGAGCGGTAGACGATTTAGACTTTAATAAGCGAGATGTATCGCAGTTAGAATCGGATATTGAATCGGTTAATGCAGACGTTGTTATCGTCGATCCGATGTACTACATGGATTACGAAAAGAATACGTCAAAGACTGCCGGAGGAGATGCTGCTGAAACTTCTAAGCGATTAAGACGATTAGCAGGCGCAAGGAATGTCGTTGTAATGACGATGACACAAGCGGACGAAGACGAGAAGGAATCTAAGATGGACAGTAACGTACGAGAACTTAAATTCCCGAAACGTAGCGAAGTAAAGAAGACTAAGGCGTTACTAGAAGACGCTGCTACGCTTATTGCGATTGATACTGATTATACGCAAAGTCGTGGTATTGTCGGTATTAATAAAGGACGTAATGGTGGAGAAGGAACATCGTGCGAATTAACGTTTATACCTAACTACGGTATTATCGAGCAATTAGTTATAGACGGGGATATGTTCGATTTTTAA